One Synechocystis sp. LKSZ1 genomic window, TGCCGGCCGTCAATGACCTGAGTACTAATTTCACCGCAGTTAGGACAGTCATAAACCCAAGTTTTCGGCTGAAAGGCCTGTTGACACCGGGGACAATGGCAAGTGACTGCAACGGTTTTAATCTCTAGTTGGGCTCCTTCAGCAATCGTGCCTTGGATTACGGTTTCAAAGGCAAAGGCCAGGGCCTCAGGAACAACTCCTGATAATTCCCCCACCCTAAGCTTGAAACGATGAATGCGACTAGCATGGTGTTGTTGAGCGTAGTCTAGGGCCAGGGCCAGGGTTTGTTCCATCAAGCTGATTTCGTGCATCGGGGCCAGGGAAGGAGGGTGACATTGCTTTCACTATATCGAGCCTATCGGCAAAAATTACCTCTCTGGGGCCAGGGGCTGGGGGCCATGCTGGGCTTTATTTTCCTGATTCGTCTCTTACCCTTTTGCTTTCCCCTGCGGAGTCAAGATGTCCAACCCCAGAGCCCAGCTATCAGCTTTACCGACCGTCAGGGCCAACCCCTAGGAACCTTGCTCAACCCAGAACAACAGCAGATTATTCCCGTCACGTTAGACCAGGTTGCTCCCGATTTTATCGCGGCGATCCTGGCGGCAGAAGATGATGATTTTTATCACCATGGGCCGCTAGACCTACTGGCTATCCTGCGAGCCATGACCCAAAAAATACAAACGGGCCGGGTTCAGAGTGGGGCTTCGACGATCACC contains:
- the hypA gene encoding hydrogenase maturation nickel metallochaperone HypA, with the protein product MHEISLMEQTLALALDYAQQHHASRIHRFKLRVGELSGVVPEALAFAFETVIQGTIAEGAQLEIKTVAVTCHCPRCQQAFQPKTWVYDCPNCGEISTQVIDGRQMELTSLEIS